From a region of the Sinorhizobium sp. B11 genome:
- a CDS encoding transcriptional repressor translates to MTEVAKTLEELCAERGMRMTEQRRVIARILEDSEDHPDVEELYRRSVKVDAKISISTVYRTVKLFEDAGIIARHDFRDGRSRYETVPEEHHDHLIDLKSGVVIEFRSPEIEALQERIAREHGFKLVDHRLELYGIPLKKDEL, encoded by the coding sequence ATGACTGAGGTAGCCAAAACCCTTGAGGAGCTTTGCGCTGAACGCGGCATGCGCATGACCGAGCAGCGCCGGGTAATCGCGCGCATCCTCGAGGACTCCGAAGATCATCCGGATGTCGAGGAGCTCTATCGCCGCTCCGTGAAGGTCGACGCCAAGATTTCGATTTCGACGGTCTATCGTACGGTTAAGCTGTTCGAAGATGCGGGGATCATCGCCCGACACGATTTTCGCGACGGCCGCTCGCGCTACGAGACGGTGCCCGAAGAACATCATGACCATCTGATCGACCTGAAGAGCGGCGTCGTCATCGAGTTCCGGTCGCCGGAAATCGAGGCGCTGCAGGAGCGGATCGCCCGCGAGCATGGCTTCAAGCTCGTCGATCACCGGCTGGAACTCTATGGCATCCCGCTGAAGAAAGACGAACTCTGA
- a CDS encoding 1-acyl-sn-glycerol-3-phosphate acyltransferase: MIVRLRIFFALTIIVVVSILLMPLQILALHFDWKLRRTLPRRWHRIVCYCLGIRIRVRGELEGRRPLMLCSNHSSWMDIMVMSAVADVAFIAKIEVRDWPIFGMLAKLQKSVFVVREEKRRTGDQASEIAGRMADGEIVVLFPEGTTSDGNRLLEVKSSLFGAAAMAVPHSPTGAVMVQPVAIAYTQVHGIAMGRYHRPLAAWPGDIELLPHLSDILKCGAIDVEVSFGEAVEYGEKTNRKTVSTTISARIRNLLNSSLRGRNIG; this comes from the coding sequence TTGATCGTCCGGCTGCGCATCTTCTTCGCGCTTACCATCATCGTAGTCGTCAGCATCCTTCTCATGCCGCTGCAGATCCTGGCGCTGCATTTCGACTGGAAACTCCGGCGTACCCTGCCCCGCCGCTGGCACCGTATCGTCTGCTATTGTCTCGGCATCCGCATCCGCGTGCGCGGCGAACTCGAGGGCCGCCGGCCGCTGATGCTCTGCTCCAACCATTCCTCGTGGATGGATATCATGGTCATGTCGGCGGTAGCCGACGTTGCCTTCATCGCCAAGATCGAGGTTCGCGACTGGCCGATCTTCGGGATGCTTGCCAAGCTGCAGAAGAGTGTCTTCGTGGTGCGGGAGGAAAAACGGCGCACCGGCGATCAGGCGAGCGAGATCGCAGGCCGCATGGCCGACGGTGAAATCGTCGTGCTGTTTCCCGAGGGAACGACGTCGGACGGTAACCGCCTGCTGGAGGTCAAGTCGTCGCTCTTCGGTGCAGCCGCCATGGCCGTGCCCCATTCCCCGACCGGCGCGGTGATGGTGCAGCCGGTGGCGATTGCCTATACTCAGGTGCACGGCATCGCCATGGGCCGCTACCATCGTCCACTTGCAGCCTGGCCCGGCGATATAGAGCTTCTGCCGCATCTGAGCGACATCCTGAAATGCGGTGCTATCGATGTCGAAGTCTCGTTTGGCGAGGCGGTCGAATATGGCGAGAAGACCAATCGCAAGACAGTCAGCACCACGATCTCCGCCCGCATCCGCAACCTGCTGAACAGCAGCTTGCGCGGCCGTAATATCGGCTGA
- a CDS encoding GNAT family N-acetyltransferase, producing the protein MTMLEAYLTLKPEFEIVTMQPEDCLDVSVLHGERFARPWGDGEFHSLLSQNTVFGFVARQTNAILKKTLPGFILARQVAGEAEILTVAVQAKVARSGLGWRLMQAAIREARLRGGESMFLEVDNGNTAALGLYRKLGFEQAGERKGYYKDANGATSTALVMKRVLR; encoded by the coding sequence ATGACGATGCTGGAAGCCTATCTGACGCTGAAACCGGAATTCGAAATCGTCACCATGCAGCCGGAGGATTGCCTCGACGTTTCCGTCCTGCACGGCGAGCGCTTTGCCCGCCCCTGGGGTGACGGCGAATTCCACAGCCTCTTGTCACAGAACACTGTGTTCGGCTTCGTCGCCCGCCAGACCAATGCGATCCTGAAAAAGACCCTGCCGGGCTTCATCCTTGCGCGCCAGGTGGCGGGCGAGGCGGAAATCCTGACGGTTGCCGTACAGGCTAAGGTCGCGCGTTCCGGCCTCGGGTGGCGGCTGATGCAGGCCGCCATACGCGAAGCACGGCTCCGTGGCGGCGAGAGCATGTTCCTGGAAGTCGATAACGGCAATACCGCCGCCCTCGGCCTTTACCGCAAGCTTGGCTTCGAGCAGGCCGGCGAGCGCAAGGGCTATTATAAGGATGCCAACGGAGCTACCTCCACGGCGCTTGTCATGAAGCGCGTTCTTCGGTAG
- the tsaB gene encoding tRNA (adenosine(37)-N6)-threonylcarbamoyltransferase complex dimerization subunit type 1 TsaB, translating into MIVLALDTAGVDCAAAIYDSGRNTVLGEASDMIGKGHAEHLMGIVDRALDQAGVALSVVDRLAVTIGPGSFTGIRVGVAAARGFALSLDIPAVGITTLEVMAAAQHEKTPGRAVLAAMDAKREEIYLQSFAADGVALDEARAVSIAEAQAFAAGFNGEITGSATPILKPDATGEYANSFPISIVARLGAAANPNTGKPKPLYLRGPDAKPQAGYAIARV; encoded by the coding sequence ATGATCGTTCTGGCGCTCGACACGGCAGGTGTGGATTGCGCTGCCGCTATTTATGACAGCGGCAGGAATACGGTGCTGGGGGAGGCATCGGACATGATCGGCAAGGGGCATGCTGAACATCTGATGGGTATCGTCGACCGCGCGCTGGATCAGGCGGGCGTCGCACTCTCGGTTGTCGACCGCCTTGCCGTCACCATCGGTCCCGGCTCCTTTACCGGCATCCGTGTCGGCGTTGCAGCCGCCCGCGGCTTTGCGCTTTCCCTCGATATTCCGGCCGTCGGCATAACCACGCTCGAAGTCATGGCAGCCGCCCAGCATGAAAAGACGCCCGGCCGCGCAGTGCTCGCGGCGATGGATGCCAAGAGGGAAGAAATCTATCTCCAGTCTTTTGCGGCCGACGGCGTCGCGCTCGACGAGGCACGCGCGGTTAGCATCGCCGAGGCTCAGGCTTTTGCTGCCGGTTTCAACGGCGAGATCACCGGTTCGGCGACCCCGATCCTGAAACCGGATGCAACGGGCGAATACGCCAACTCCTTCCCGATCTCCATCGTGGCGCGTCTCGGTGCTGCCGCGAACCCGAATACCGGAAAGCCGAAGCCACTTTATCTGCGCGGACCCGATGCCAAACCGCAGGCCGGATACGCGATTGCAAGAGTATGA
- the miaB gene encoding tRNA (N6-isopentenyl adenosine(37)-C2)-methylthiotransferase MiaB, which produces MTQDNALLQAPETSLRDGSNSRKVFIKTYGCQMNVYDSTRMSDALARDGYEPTEDMEEADLVLLNTCHIREKAAEKVYSALGRLREMKKRKAADGREMMIGVAGCVAQAEGEEILRRAPAVDVVIGPQTYHRLPEALRRAKEGHRVVDTEYAIEDKFEHLPIAEAPKIRARGVTAFLTVQEGCDKFCTFCVVPYTRGSEVSRPVSQIVEEAMKLVEAGVREITLLGQNVNAWHGVGPKGEEWSLGDLLYRLADIPGLARLRYTTSHPRDMDDRLIEAHRDLRTLMPYLHLPVQAGSDRILKAMNRRHTAAEYLSLIERIRKARPDIALSGDFITGFPGETDREFEDTLKLVEEVRYAQAFSFKYSTRPGTPGAELKDQVPEDIKAERLERLQALLLKQTQDFNESCIGKEIDLLLEKPGRMPGQLIGRSPWLQSVNVDAKASQIGDIIKVRITGTGTNSLFAERAEAEV; this is translated from the coding sequence ATGACCCAGGACAACGCCCTTCTTCAGGCCCCGGAGACCTCTCTCCGCGATGGCTCCAACAGCCGCAAGGTTTTCATCAAGACCTATGGCTGTCAGATGAACGTCTACGACTCGACCCGCATGAGCGATGCTCTTGCCCGCGACGGCTATGAGCCGACCGAGGACATGGAAGAGGCCGACCTCGTCCTGCTCAATACCTGCCATATCCGCGAGAAGGCGGCCGAGAAGGTCTATTCCGCGCTTGGGCGCCTTCGGGAGATGAAAAAGCGCAAGGCTGCCGACGGCCGCGAGATGATGATTGGTGTCGCCGGCTGCGTCGCGCAGGCCGAAGGCGAAGAGATTCTTCGGCGTGCGCCGGCGGTCGATGTCGTCATTGGCCCGCAGACCTATCATCGCCTGCCGGAAGCGCTCCGCCGCGCCAAGGAAGGCCACCGCGTCGTCGATACGGAATATGCGATCGAAGACAAGTTCGAGCATCTGCCGATCGCCGAGGCACCGAAAATCCGCGCCCGCGGCGTAACAGCCTTCCTGACCGTTCAGGAAGGCTGCGACAAGTTCTGCACCTTCTGCGTCGTGCCTTATACGCGCGGGTCGGAAGTGTCGCGGCCGGTGTCGCAGATCGTCGAGGAGGCGATGAAGCTTGTCGAAGCCGGCGTGCGCGAAATCACACTGCTCGGTCAGAACGTCAATGCCTGGCACGGCGTCGGCCCCAAGGGCGAAGAGTGGAGCCTCGGCGACCTGCTCTATCGGCTTGCCGATATCCCCGGCCTTGCGCGGCTTCGCTACACGACGAGCCACCCGCGGGACATGGACGATCGGCTGATCGAGGCGCATCGCGACCTTCGGACGCTGATGCCCTATCTGCACCTTCCGGTTCAGGCCGGATCGGACCGAATTCTGAAAGCCATGAACCGTCGCCACACGGCAGCGGAATATCTTTCGCTCATCGAGCGCATCCGCAAGGCCCGCCCTGACATTGCGCTTTCAGGCGACTTCATAACCGGCTTTCCGGGGGAGACAGACCGGGAATTTGAGGATACACTAAAACTCGTTGAGGAGGTTCGTTATGCACAGGCCTTCTCGTTCAAATATTCGACGCGGCCGGGTACGCCCGGTGCGGAATTGAAGGACCAGGTGCCGGAAGATATCAAGGCAGAACGGCTGGAACGCCTGCAGGCGCTGCTTCTCAAGCAGACGCAGGATTTCAACGAATCCTGCATCGGCAAGGAAATCGATCTTCTCCTGGAAAAGCCGGGCCGCATGCCTGGTCAGCTTATCGGCAGATCGCCGTGGCTGCAGTCCGTGAATGTTGATGCAAAAGCATCGCAAATCGGTGACATTATTAAAGTGCGAATCACAGGAACCGGAACCAACAGCCTGTTTGCCGAACGCGCAGAGGCTGAGGTTTAA